A single genomic interval of Daucus carota subsp. sativus chromosome 1, DH1 v3.0, whole genome shotgun sequence harbors:
- the LOC108224316 gene encoding F-box/kelch-repeat protein At3g23880-like, giving the protein MEEQLRKRRTQATTELPQEIIHNEILPRLPHQSVIQCRCVCKSWLSQISDPEFAKLHLSHHQFCDTYLVKRYFKPELEIVSPMKKTFIDTAPFLGISLLIGSLNGLIFFVRGEGFTLWNPAIRQYKELDTAQLHTSICKQVGDSCNWRSVDGKCRHLYGFGWDRRRDDYKMVVVCYVDPDSKQGFVYSANSDSWTEVVLPTGIFGTKSRSFVKSPCPSVVVKDCPYWSYLKYLQLPGESSKRRLTVVFKFVAENNEFRLLPEFDLAGQMELKLVNLRDRLVGMNYRYTGSMFRPKVLNIYMLDHEGSAGVWSKIYTMEDVDCFLNTRLGLGPFTYTPSLVFLQGMKKIMHSETHSQTSNNPGNLITKPDSHSHLQFKSPLNI; this is encoded by the coding sequence ATGGAGGAGCAGCTGCGCAAAAGAAGAACACAAGCCACAACAGAGCTGCCGCAAGAAATAATCCACAACGAGATACTCCCACGACTGCCACACCAATCTGTAATACAATGCCGATGTGTCTGTAAATCCTGGCTCTCTCAAATTTCAGACCCCGAATTCGCTAAACTCCACCTTAGTCATCATCAATTCTGTGATACTTATCTCGTGAAACGCTATTTCAAACCGGAACTAGAAATTGTCTCTCCGATGAAAAAAACTTTCATCGACACAGCCCCTTTCCTCGGCATCAGTCTCTTGATTGGTTCCCTCAATGGTTTAATCTTTTTCGTTCGTGGTGAGGGTTTCACGTTGTGGAACCCTGCTATCCGTCAATACAAGGAACTTGACACCGCACAGCTGCATACTAGTATATGTAAACAAGTTGGGGACTCGTGTAATTGGAGATCCGTTGATGGTAAATGTAGACATCTGTACGGGTTTGGCTGGGATCGTAGGAGAGACGATTATAAGATGGTGGTAGTGTGCTATGTTGATCCTGATTCaaaacaaggttttgtctaCTCGGCTAATTCTGATTCGTGGACTGAAGTTGTGCTTCCGACAGGTATATTTGGAACTAAATCGAGGTCTTTTGTAAAATCTCCGTGTCCAAGTGTAGTTGTGAAGGACTGCCCGTACTGGAGTTACTTGAAATATTTGCAATTACCTGGAGAAAGTTCTAAACGTAGATTAACTGTGGTGTTCAAGTTTGTGGCTGAGAACAATGAGTTCAGATTGTTGCCTGAATTTGACTTGGCGGGGCAGATGGAACTGAAACTTGTTAATTTAAGGGATCGTCTTGTCGGAATGAACTACAGATATACTGGAAGTATGTTTCGTCCTAaagttttgaatatatatatgttggacCATGAGGGATCTGCTGGTGTGTGGAGTAAGATTTATACTATGGAAGACGTGGATTGTTTCCTGAACACACGTCTCGGATTAGGGCCTTTTACTTACACGCCTAGTTTGGTTTTCCTCCAAGGAATGAAGAAGATCATGCATTCTGAAACTCATTCCCAAACAAGTAACAATCCTGGTAACCTCATTACCAAACCCGATTCTCATTCCCATCTGCAATTCAAAAGCCCCCTTAATATTTGA
- the LOC108224322 gene encoding homeobox-leucine zipper protein PROTODERMAL FACTOR 2 yields MEELLKMVQAGEPLWIPPIRERGIEWLNKYEYMRSFSDKIEMKPMGMKSEASKQSAVVYMNPTKLVEIMMDVKQWSNMFSGIVSRASTVDVLSTGVAGTYNGALQVMTAEFQLPSPLVSAREFYFSRYCRQIDNVTWAVADVSLDNSGSASSKCRKRPSGCLIQALPNGFCTVTWVEHVEADDKAVHYIYKPVVNSGLAFGATRWLTTLHRQCGRFFCAMANNVFQAPNLTAKITTYEGKKSLLKLAERMVLTYCTTAGVSTAHMWTTYCESAHGTARIMTKNNFSDPGTPPGIVISGATSFWIPVPPKRVFDFLRDPQLRSKWDIMSNGGLVEEKLHIATGHGPANAVSLLQVYDTECHGNVHILQESCADPTVSYVIYAPVNIDSVNVVFCGGDPGNVRILPCGFAILPDGPRPNAGGIVGVGSGGSLLTVAFQMLNDAIPTKGLEPGAMPPVNSLIKCVIENIISALLPNQNV; encoded by the exons ATGGAGGAGCTGCTCAAAATGGTTCAAGCTGGGGAACCCTTGTGGATTCCACCAATCAGAGAAAGGGGTATTGAGTGGCTGAATAAATATGAGTATATGCGTAGTTTTTCTGACAAAATTGAAATGAAACCCATGGGAATGAAATCTGAGGCATCGAAACAGTCTGCAGTTGTTTACATGAATCCTACCAAACTTGTGGAAATCATGATGGACgtg AAGCAATGGTCAAATATGTTTTCTGGTATTGTTTCACGAGCATCGACCGTTGATGTTCTTTCAACTGGCGTGGCGGGAACTTATAATGGAGCCTTACAAGTG ATGACAGCTGAGTTTCAGCTTCCGTCCCCATTAGTTTCTGCTAGAGAATTCTACTTTTCAAGGTACTGCCGACAGATTGATAATGTGACATGGGCAGTGGCTGATGTTTCCTTGGACAATTCGGGTTCTGCCTCATCAAAATGTCGAAAAAGGCCATCGGGCTGTTTGATCCAAGCACTGCCTAATGGTTTCTGCACA GTAACATGGGTTGAACATGTGGAAGCAGACGACAAAGCTGTTCATTATATATACAAACCAGTAGTCAACTCAGGTCTCGCATTTGGTGCAACACGCTGGCTAACAACTCTACATAGGCAATGTGGACGCTTTTTTTGTGCCATGGCAAACAATGTCTTTCAAGCACCAAATCTGACAG CGAAGATAACTACTTATGAAGGGAAGAAGAGTTTGTTGAAGTTGGCGGAGAGAATGGTGTTGACCTATTGCACTACTGCTGGAGTCTCAACTGCACACATGTGGACTACTTATTGTGAAAGCGCTCATGGTACTGCAAGAATCATGACCAAGAATAATTTTTCTGATCCAGGCACGCCTCCTGGTATTGTAATCAGCGGTGCAACTTCTTTCTGGATTCCAGTTCCTCCTAAAAGGGTTTTTGACTTCCTCAGAGACCCACAATTAAGAAGCAAG TGGGACATCATGTCCAATGGTGGACTAGTGGAGGAAAAGTTACATATTGCTACTGGCCATGGTCCTGCTAATGCTGTCTCCTTGTTGCAAGTATAT gaCACAGAGTGCCATGGCAATGTGCATATCCTACAAGAGAGCTGTGCGGACCCTACTGTATCATATGTGATATATGCTCCAGTTAACATTGATTCCGTGAATGTGGTCTTCTGTGGAGGTGATCCCGGCAACGTTAGGATACTGCCATGTGGATTTGCTATACTTCCTGATGGTCCTAGACCAAATGCAGGAGGAATTGTGGGGGTCGGGTCTGGTGGTTCCCTGCTCACTGTTGCATTTCAGATGCTAAATGATGCAATTCCAACAAAAGGACTCGAACCTGGAGCGATGCCACCTGTAAACTCCCTTATCAAATGCGtaatagaaaatattataagtGCACTACTGCCTAATCAGAACGTTTGA